A single region of the Salvia splendens isolate huo1 chromosome 18, SspV2, whole genome shotgun sequence genome encodes:
- the LOC121776823 gene encoding uncharacterized protein LOC121776823, translating into MGHQEYSSEIKNQVVQFIIGRCIDIVPPRGTLKETQLKFKISRQTCTRWWNAAKKQQQRGESMQLRCNLLSMAAGLGCSKATVWRWVKAGLIRPHTSAIKPSLTATNKLLRLRFTVESLELDRILNKIKFKNMYNTIQIDEKCFRPLFGVNGEVLFHGKIGIFPLTKQVPAKRSSKNRKTDTLETKLIESITKDVTRDCLINKILPAIIAKWPDGATKVLKIQQDNARPHIKDNDPAFKEAAQQSGFSISLVQKPPNSPDTNVNDLGWFRAIQSLQTQTACKNVDNLVNAVVQSFNELQPQTLDNVFLSLQGCFMEIMKVQGHNSYKLPHIGKAHLRKTNQLPMDLEVPVELAMQAIAYLRDQGSNQGLEMIAQSLGL; encoded by the exons ATGGGGCATCAAGAGTACTCCTCAGAAATCAAGAACCAAGtggttcaattcatcattggAAGGTGCATCGACATTGTTCCTCCTCGCGGCACACTTAAGGAGACACAGCTCAAATTCAAAATCTCCCGTCAAACCTGTACACGGTGGTGGAATGCTGCAAAGAAACAACAACAAAGAGGAGAATCAATGCAATTG AGATGCAACCTCTTAAGTATGGCAGCCGGTTTGGGTTGTTCAAAAGCCACTGTTTGGAGGTGGGTTAAGGCTGGCCTAATTAGGCCACACACATCAGCCATTAAGCCCAGCTTAACAGCTACAAACAAGTTGTTGAGACTGAGATTCACAGTTGAATCTTTAGAACTAGACAGGATCTTGAACAAGATCAAGTTCAAGAACATGTACAACACCATACAGATTGATGAAAAGTG TTTTAGGCCATTGTTTGGTGTTAATGGTGAAGTCTTGTTTCATGGAAAAATTGGAATTTTTCCACTTACCAAACAAGTTCCAGCGAAAAGGTCAAGCAAAAATAGAAAGACAGACACTTTGGAGACAAAACTCATAGAGAGTATCACAAAAGATGTGACCAGGGACTGCTTGATCAATAAG ATATTACCTGCCATCATAGCCAAGTGGCCTGATGGGGCAACTAAAGTTCTCAAGATACAACAAGACAATGCAAGACCACACATCAAAGACAATGATCCAGCTTTCAAAGAAGCTGCACAACAAAGTGGTTTCTCAATATCACTTGTGCAAAAACCACCTAACTCACCTGACACTAATGTCAATGATTTGGGTTGGTTCAGAGCAATACAATCACTGCAAACTCAGACTGCATGCAAAAATGTGGATAATTTAGTCAATGCAGTGGTGCAATCATTCAATGAATTACAGCCACAGACTTTGGACAATGTTTTCCTAAGTCTTCAAGGCTGTTTTATGGAAATCATGAAAGTCCAGGGTCATAACAGCTACAAGCTGCCCCACATAGGGAAAGCACATTTAAGGAAGACTAATCAACTTCCAATGGATCTAGAAGTTCCAGTGGAACTGGCTATGCAAGCAATTGCTTATCTGCGGGACCAAGGGAGCAACCAGGGATTGGAGATGATTGCCCAGTCATTAGGATTATGA